CCTGTGCATTCGGCGACCTGGCGCGCGTTCAGGCGCGGCTTGGTGATCGGCCGGGGGTGCAGGTGCTTGATCAGGCCTTCACGAACACCGGCGCAGTGCTGTCGGTGTCCGTTCCAAAGGCGGAGGCCGATCTGGTCTCCCAGCTGGTGAGGGACGTCACCAGCGGACGCGCCGTGATCCGATGGAACGAATAGCGGCGCGATTTCCGGCCAATTCCGACCGCCTTGATATGTCAGATGATCAGAACGCGACCTTGTCGGCGCCCTTGAGCTGCAGCACCTCGCGGGCGTCGTCCGGCGTCGCGACCTCGAGGCCGAGACCCTCGATGATCATCCGCGCGGCCTTGACCTGGTCGGCATTCGACTTGGCGAACTGCCCCGGTCCGAGCCAGAGCGAATCCTCCAGCCCGACGCGCAGATTGCCGCCCATCGAGACCGCCATGGCGGCGATCGGGAGCTGGTGCCGGCCCGCGCCCAGCACCGACCACTGATACTGGTCGCCGAAGAGCCGGTCGGCGGTGCGCTTCATGTGGATGACGTCTTCCGGATGCGGGCCGATGCCGCCGAGGATGCCGAAGACCGACTGGACGAAGAAGGGCGGCTTCACCAGCCCGCGATCGACGAAATGGGCCAGCGTGTAGAGATGGCCGATGTCGTAGCACTCGATCTCGAAGCGGGTGTTGTTCTCGGCGCAGGTGGTCAGGATGTTCTCGATGTCCTGGAAGGTGTTCTTGAAGATCCGGTCCTTCGAGCCTTCGAGATAGGGCCGCTCCCAGTCGTGCTTGAAGTCCTTGAACCGGGCCAGCATCGGATAGAGGCCGAAATTCATCGAGCCCATGTTGAGCGAGGCGACCTCCGGCTTGAAATGAGCGCAGGGGCCGAGCCGCTCCTCGACGCTCATGGTGGGCGCGCCGCCGGTGGTGATGTTGATGACGCAGTTCGAGCGCTGCTTGATCACCTTCAGGAAGGGCTCGAAGGCCTCGGGCGACTGGTCGGGCTGGCCGGTCTTGGGGTTGCGGGCATGGACATGGACCAGCGCCGCGCCGGCCTCGGCCGCGCCGACCGCCGCGTCGATGATCTCGTCGGCCGTCACCGGCAGATAGGGCGACATCGAGGGCGTGTGGATCGCGCCGGTGACCGCGCAGGTGATGATGACTTTGCGGTTCTTCGCCATGGCGTGGTGTCCCTTCAGGCTGTGTCTTGAACGGAAATCGGGCGGCGTCAGTCGGGCTTGCGTGGCGAACCGCGCTTATGCGCCTGCAATGCCGCCAGGCGCGTGTCGCGCCAGTCGCTCAGCCGCTTCACGCGATCGGGCGATTGCGTGCCCGGCCACTCGCTCATCACGGTGGCGACCGTCTCCGGGCCGAAGGGATCCCCGCCGGCGCTGTCGGCCACCATGCGGGTCAGCGAGGCGCCATAGCGGGCGCAGTAGTCGGGAATGCCGCCGGGCGCATTGAGTTCGATCGTCTCGAACGGCCCCATGAAGGACCAGCGCAGCCCAAGCCCGTCGCGGATCGTCTTGTCGACATCCTCGGCGCTGGCCACGCCCTCGCCGACGAGCCGGAAGGCCTCGGCCAGCAGCACGGCTTGCAGGCGGTTCAGCACGAAGCCGGGCTTCTCCTTGCGCAGCATGATGGCGACCTGTCCGGCTTGCTCATAGATCGCCTTGGCCCGCTCGACGACGGCTGGGTCGGTCCAGGGCGCGGGCGCCAGCTCGACGATCGGCACCAGATGCGGCGGATTGACCGGATGCGCGACGAGGCAGCGGGCGCGGCCTTTCAGGCTCTCACTGAAGACGGAGGCCATGATGAAGGAGGTCGAGGACGCCAGGATGGTCGAGGCCGGCGCCAGCGTATCCATCTCCGCAAACAACTTCTGCTTGGCCTCCACGGTTTCCGGCCCGTTTTCCTGGACGAGGTCGGCGCCCGTCAGGACGTCCGCTAGGTCGGAGGCGACCCGGATGCGGGCGAGCGAGCCTTTGGGGTCATCGACGAGGCCGTGCCCGGCGAGTTCCTCGAGATTGGTCCCGATATGGGCGCGCGCCGCTTCGGCCGCTCCCGGCGCGACGTCATACAGCGCGATGGCGAAGCCATGGCTGGCGAAGACGGTGGCCCAGGCACGGCCGATGAGCCCGGAGCCGACGATAGCGATGTTGGTCATGCGAGGCGATCCCGATTCGGAAGTACGGAAACCACCGCGTCATTCCGGGGCACGCCGCAGGCGTGAGCCTGTAACCCATAACTGCAGGTGGTTGTTGGCAAGGCGCGCCGACGGCCGCGATTCATTCGGAGCCGGCAGCGCTTATGGGTTCCGGGCTCTTCGCTGCGCGAAGCCCCGGAATGACGGTGGAATGGAACCGACGTCACAGCCACAACACCTGCCGCCTGAGCGCCAGATCCTGGCTAAGTGCGCGCGAGGGGCCGGTATGGACGACGCTGCCGCGTTCCAGCACGACGGTGCGGTCCGACAGCGCCAGTGCCAGGTCGAGATGGTGGTCGACGATGACGATGGCGATCTCCTGCCTGAGCTTGTCGAAGGCCTCGAACAATTCCTCGACCACGGCCGGCGCCAGCCCCTCGAAGGGCTCGTCCAGCAGCAGCACGCGGGTGTCGCCCGACAGCGCCCGTGCCACCGCCACCATCTGCTGTTCGCCGCCCGAGAGGTAGTCGGCCGGCGAATGCCAGCGCTGCTTGATGCGTGGGAAGAAGGCGAAGATCTTCTCGTCCTCCCAGCGCGAGCCGTTGCCGGTCATCCGCTTGAGCCGGCCGAGTTCCATGTTGTCCTTGACGCTCATACCGGCGAAGAGGCCGCGCCCCTGCGGCACATAGGCGATGCCGGCGCGGGCGATCGTGGCAGGCGGCTGGCCGGCCAAATTTCTGCCTCCCAACATGTCCTGGCCTGCCAGCGTGATCGTGCCGGCTGCCGGCGGGGCGATGCCGGTGATCGTCTTGAGCAGGGTCGATTTGCCCGCGCCGTTGCGGCCGAGCAGTGCGACGATCTCGTTCTCGTGCACGTCGAGAGAGACCTGCCGGAGGATGTGGCTCTTGCCGTAGAAGGTATCGACCTTGTCGAGCCCGAGCAGCACGCCGTGGCGCGCGGCGCTCTGGCGTGGCTTCTCCGCCAGCGCATGGGCGCCCGAGCCGATATAGACCTCCTGCACGCGCGGCGACGAGCGCGCATCCTCGACCGTGCCGTCGACCAGAACCGAGCCCTCGTTCATCACGGTGACATGGTCGGCGATGGCGAAGACGCGGTCGATGTCGTGCTCGACCAGCAGGACGGGCAGGTCGGTCGAGATCGACTTGATCAGATTGCCGACGCGCTCGCGCTCGGCCGCCGCCAGCCCCGCGAGCGGCTCGTCGAGCAGAAGCACGCGCGGCTTCGTCGCGAGCGCCAGAGACATGTCGAGCAGCCGCTGGCCGCCATAGCTCAGCGAGCCGGCTTCGGCCGTTTCGATCCCGCGCAGGCCCATCGTGTCGATGACCGTCGTCGTCTGCGTGTTGACCTCATCGAGCGAGCCGGCGGGCCGCCAGAATCCGAAGCGCTCGCTGGCACGCGCCTGGACGGCGAGACGGACATTCTCCTCGACCGAGAGCGTCGGGAACAGGTTGGTGATCTGGAAGGCGCGCCCGATACCCGCCCGGGTAACGGCTTCGGGCGAGAGCCCGCCGATCTGGCGGTCGCGCAGGCGGACCTCGCCCCGGTCGGGCGCGAACATCCCCGAGATCAGGTTGAAGGCGGTAGTCTTGCCGGCACCATTGGGGCCGATCAGCGCATGCAGCCGCCGGTCGGCCATGGTGAGATCGACACCCTCGACAGCCTTGATGCCGCCGAAGCTCTTGGCGAGCCCGGTCGCGGTCAGGATCGGCCCGTCTCCGGCATCGTCGGGTTTCATGAAGGCGGGCAGCGTCACGCTGCCGGCCTTGCGCTCGGACATCGCCGCATCGCCCGCAACCTGCTTGCGGAAGGGCCGCAGCATCCGCTCGCCGACGCCGACGAGGCCGGTCGGGGAGAACACGATGAAGGCGACGAAAAGCAGGCCGAACCAGAACAGCCAGTTCGGCGTGATGCTGGAGAGATAGTCGCGGAAGATCACGAAGAAGAGCGCGCCGAGCGCCGGCCCCAGGAAGGAACGCATGCCGCCGATCACGACCATCGCCAGCAATTCGCCGGAGAACGCGACCGAGATCGGTTCGGCTGAGGTCATGCGGTTGTTGAAGAGCAGCAGCGTGCCGGCGAGCCCCGTCAGCGCTGCCGAGAGCGTGAAGGCGATCAGCTTGTAGCGATCGGTGGCGTAGCCGAGGAAACGCGCCCGCTGCTCGTTCTCGCGGATCGCGACCAGCACCGTGCCGACCGGCGAACGATGGAAGCGCCACAGCCCGTAGACCACCGCCATGCCGATGACGGCGACGAGGATGTAGAAGTTCGACGCCTGCTCGAAATCGATGCCGAGGAAGAGCGGGCGCCTGATGCCGCCGAGTCCGTCCTCGCCGCCGGTCACCGCCGTCCAGCGGAACGCGACCGAATAGGTCATGGCGGCGAGCGCCAGCGTCAGCAGCGAGAAATAGACGCCCTTGCGTCGCAGGATCAGCGCGCCGAAGGCAAAGGCGATGAGCCCGACGAAGACGACGCCGAGCAGGATCGGCAGGGCGAACTGGCCGGGCAGCCAATGGCGCTGGATCAAGCCGGCTGCATAGGCGGCAAGCCCGAACCAGGCGCCCTGGCCAAAGGAAACAAGTCCCGTCGTGCCGACCAGGATGTTCAGCGCCATGCAGGCGATGGCGAAGACGACGATCTCGGTGGCCGAGGTCGTGCCGAGCCCGACGCCATGCATCAGGAAGGGCAGCCCGATAAGGCCGGCGGCGGCGATGAGGAGGGGCGCGTGATCGCGCTGGGCGGGTGTCATCGCGTCCTCACTCGAAGCGCTGGATGCGTTCGCCGAACAGGCCGCGCGGCCTGAACAGCAGGACGAGGAGCATCATCAGGTAGATCACGGCGGTCGACCATTGCGTGTAGCCGAGCCCGATCGTGATGCCCTTGACCACGCCGACCATCAGGGCGGCCACGACGACGCCCCAGAACGAGCCGAGCCCGCCGATGACGACGACAACGAAGGCCGGGGTGATGATCTCCTGGCCCATGGCGGGATGGATCGAATAGATCGGCGCGAGCAGCACGCCGGCGAGTCCCGCCAGCCCGATGCCGATGCCGGCAACCGCGACCATATAGGGCTGGAGCGAGATACCGAGGGCGCCGACCATGTCGGGGTTCTGCACGCCCGCCCGCACGACGCGGCCGAAGGCGGTGCGCTGGAGCAGGAACCAGAGGCCGAGCACGCATCCGGCCGCGATCAGCAGCAGCATCGCCCGATAACGCGAATAGATGAAGTCGCCGATGAAGATCTGGCCGCGCAGGGCCGGCGGGATCGAGAAGGAGAGCGGCGGCGCGCCGAAGATCATCCGCAGCGACTGCTCGGCGACCATGGCGAGGCCGAAGGTCAGGAGCAGCGAGAGAATGGGATCGGATCGGTAGAAGCGCTGAAAGAGCCCGCGCTCGACGATGATGCCGATCAGCGCGACCAGTACTGGCGAGGCGACCATCGCGCCGCCGAAGCCGATATGGGGCGCGAGCACGATCGTGAGATAGGCGCCGATCGCATAGAAGGCGCCGTGCGCCAGGTTGACGATGCCGCCCAGCGAAAAGATCAGCGACAGGCCGAGCGCGATCAGGAGGTAATAGACCCCGTCGAGCAGCCCGTTCAGCACCTGCTGGATGAAGAGGGTGAGCAAGGGTTGGCTTTCGGTCGGAACGTGATGCTGGGAAACGCGCCGTCATCCCGGACGCAGCGAAGCGGAGCTCTGGAATCCATCGTAGGGAACTGCGCTCTACGATGGATCCCGGATCGGCGCGGCTGCGCCGCTTGTCCGGTATGACGGCGCGGGTTTGATGAGGCGAACCGGCCTCAGCTCATCTTGCAGACGGCCTCGTCGCCGCTGGTGGCGATGACCTCCATGTTCTCGTCAGGGCCCGGCACGGGCGGCGACGAGGTGAACAGGTCCCACTGGTTCTTCACCTGCGCGGCGGGCAGGGCGGTGATCGTGTACATCTCGCTGATGAGCTGGTGGTCGGAGGCGCGGAAATAGCCCTGGCGCGGCTTCATCACGTCGAACTTCGCGCCCTTTTCCCAATGCTCAAGGATCTTGGGCGTATCCGTGCTCTTCAGCTCGTTCATCGACTGCGCCATGATCTTCACGGCAATGTAGTCGCCCCAGGCCTGGTTCTCCGGCGGCTTGCCGTATTTCTTCGTGAAGGCGGCGACGAACGCCTTTGTCGAGGGCGTGTCGATGAGGTGGTGCCAGACCGAGGGCCAGGTCCCGCCGAAATTGTCCTTGCCGGCGGCCCAGGCAAGCGCGGTATCGAAGCCGAAGCCCGCGACCGGGAAGGTCAGGCCGAACTCGGAATACTGCTTCAGGAAGTTGGTGATCTGGTTGCCGGCGAGGTTCGAGATCACGAGATCGGGCTTGGCGGCGCGGATTTCGAGCAGCAGCGCCGAGAAGTCGGTCGCGTCGGTCGGCACCAGCTTGTCGGCGGCGAACTGGCCGCCATTGCTTTCCATGAAGCGCTTGGCGACCCTGAGCAGGTCATGGCCGAAGGCGTAGTCGGCGGTCAGCGAGAACCACTTCTTGCCCTTCACTAGCCCCTGCGCCATCAGCGATCGGCCGCAGCTCTTCACATACATCGAGTTCTGGTGCTCGACATGGAACATGTAGCGGTTGCAGCTTTCGCCGCGCAGCGCGTCCGAATTGGCGCCCGTATTCACGAAGAGCGTCTTGGTGCGCCCGGCGACCTGCGCGATCGTCAGCGCCGAGGCTGAAGAGATCTCGCCGATGATGCAGGCGACCTTGTCGCGCTCGATCATGCGCTCGGCCTTGGTCGAGGCGGTCTGCGGATTGACAGAGTCCTCCTTCAGCGCCTCGAGCTTGCGGCCGTTGACCCCGCCGGCCGCGTTGATCTCCTCGACCGCGAGGTCGACGGCCATCACCCCATATTCGCCGAGGGGGCCGAGAAAGCCGGTGCGCGGGGTCAGGTGGCCGAAGCGGATCGCGTCCGGCGTCTGCGCCAGGATGATCGACGGGCTGGCGATCAACCCGGTCGCCGCGCCGGCGCCGAGCCCGGCCAGCGCCTGCCGGCGCGAGAAGCGGGTCGTCTTCAACAGGTCTGACATTGGCGTTCCTCCCAGAACGAGCGCCGCGCCGTTTTGGCGCCGGCTGATTTTGATCAGCGGTCTGATGCCGCTTGTCGTGATCTGTGATCACAGTTAAGTTGGCAGACATGATCGCCCGTGTCCAGCCCTTGCCGGTCGCCGCAGAGCGGACTGTTTCCTCGACGGAGCAGGACGGCTCCGCGCTCGACGAGATCGGCGCGCTGCAGCGCGAGACGCTTGGCGAACGCGTCACCGGCGAATTGCGTGCGCTGCTGGTGGCGGGGCGGCTCGCCCCCGGCGAGAAGCTTTCTTTGCGCCGTGTCGCCGAGGCGCTGGGCGTCTCGATGATGCCGGTGCGGGAAGCGGTCAACCGGCTTGCGGCGGACCGGGCGCTGGAAGTGCTGCCGGGCAGGGCGGTACGCGTTCCCGTGCTCTCGCTCGCGCAATTCCGCGAGCTGACGCGGCTGCGCCTCGTCGTCGAAGGTTTTGCCGCCGAAGAAGCAGCGCGCAAGGCGACGGCCGACGATGTCGCGCGGATCGAGGCCTTCGATGCCGCCTTCCGCAAGGCCGCGAGCGCCGATCCGCCCGACAGCGCCGGCGCCGTTTCGGCCAATCGCGACCTGCATTTCGCGCTCTACGAGGCGGCCGGGATGCCAAGCTTGATCGAGATGATCGAGCGGCTCTGGCTCAAGGCGGGGCCGATCCTCAACATCGACATGCGCGACGAGCCCCGCCGCCTCAAGGGTGGAAGCGCCATGCAGGCGCATACGCGGCTGCTGGAGGCGTTGCGAAGGCAGGACGCCGCCGCTGCGCGCGCCGCGCTGGAAGACGACATCACGGCCGCCGCCGCGCATATCGAGGAAACGGGCCAGCTCAGCGCCTGAGATCAATCTGGACGGGAGACGCAAGGATGGATTTGCAGATCAAGGGCTTGCGCGTGCTGGTGACGGCCGGCGCCAATGGCATCGGCCGCGCGACGGCGCGTGCCTTCGCGGCGGAGGGGGCGAAGGTCCATATCTGCGATGTCGACCATGCGGCACTCGCGGAGATGGCGAAGAGCGACCCCGGGATGACGCAGTCGGTCTGCGATGTCTCCGATCGCGCTGCTGTCGGCCAGCTTTTCGAGGAAACGCTTGCGGCGCTCGGCGGGCTCGATTGCCTCGTCAACAATGCCGGCATCGCGGGCCCAACCGGCCGCGTCGACGAGATCGATCCCGCCGATTGGGATACCTGCGTCGCCATCGATCTGACCGGGCAGTTCAACTGCACAAGGCTCGCGGTCCAGCACCTGAAGCAGTCGAGCAACGCCTCGATCGTCAATCTCTCCAGCCAGGCCGGCAAGCATGGCTTTCCGCTGCGCTCGCCCTATGCTGCGGCGAAGTGGGGCGTCATCGGCTTCACCAAGGCGCTGTCGGCGGAGCTCGGCGAGTTCGGCATACGCGCCAATGCGATCTGCCCCGGCCTCGTCGAGGGGCCGCGCATCCAGAGCGTCATCGCCAACAAGGCGCGCAGCTTCAACGTCTCGCATGAGGAGATGACGCAGCGGCTCTTCGCCGGCGTCTCGATCAAGCAGTTCGTCGATCCGGCCGACATCGCCAAGCAGATCGTCTTCCTGGCGTCGCCCTTCGCAAAAACGATCTCGGGCCAGGAAATCTCGGTCTGCGGCGACACCAGGATGCTGGCCTAGCTAGATCAGGCCGACAATCGCGGCAGCACTATGCCGCGATTTTCATCGGACGGAGCCCAGCCGATACCCCCGGATTTGGCTCTCGGGATGTGCCGTTTTGGAGATGTGCCGTCGCGAACCAACAAAATTGTGGTCCGCCTTGTTCAACCGCGGCAAACTTTGCGTTTCCCTACATCGCTGTGGGGAAAGGCGAAGTTTGCCGCATTAATCCTCAAGCCGCTTCGTAACCCATTGAAAAATTTCAGAGCGACTGCAGGAGTGTTAAAGTTGAAAGTGCCGCAGTTAAGGCAAAGTGCTTCCGCGACCAGGCCACTGGGCTGTCGGCGTGCTGGCTGCTTCAGTTGAGTCTGGGCTCGCTTAAGGGAGGGCCAGCTTCCGGAATTGGTGGTGGTCTCAATCGGTAATCGCAACACGCTACTTTTCCTTTGGAGATGGAGCGTGGGTGATGATGCAGCGGCGGCGGATCTACTATTCGGCGGCCCAGCGGGCTGAGATCTGGGATCGCTGGAAGGCCGGCGAGTCGATGAGTTCGATTGGGCGGCGGTTCGATCGGGAGTCCTCTTCGGTGTTCTCGGTGCTTTCGCCGACGGGCGGCATTCGGCCTCCAGACCGGCGGCGGGCGCCGCGGGCGCTCACTCTCAGCGAGCGGGAGGAAATCTCCCGAGGGCTCAGCACCCGCCGGTCGCTGCGCGTGATCGCTCGGCAATTGGGCCGATCACCGTCCACGGTCAGTCGCGAGGTTCAGCGCAACGGCGGGCCGGATCGCTACCGCGCGGCGCGCTCCGATCAGGCGGCCTGGGACCGGGCCTTGCGTCCCAAGCCGTGCAAGCTGGCTTGCCGACCCGGTCTGGCCCGGACAGTATCCGGCAAGCTGCAGCGGAACTGGTCGCCCGAGCAGATCGCCGGCTGGCTCAAGCGCACCTGCCCCCGGGAGCCACACAATCAAGTGTCGCACGAGACGATCTACCGCAGCCTGTTCATCCAGACCCGTGGGGTGCTGAAGAAGGAACTGCTGGACCACCTGAGGGCCCGGCGAACGATCCGCCGCTCCCGGCACGCCAGCCTGAAGCGGAACGGCCTGGGCCAGATCAGGGACGCCGTCTCCATCAGCGAAAGGCCGGCCTCCGTCGAGGATCGTGCGGTCCCTGGTCACTGGGAAGGCGACCTGATCGGCGGCTCCCGGAACAGCTACGTCGCCACGCTGGTCGAGCGGCATTCGCGCTACGTGATGCTGGTCAAGGTCGCCAACAAAGACACCGGGAGCGTCATCACCGCCCTGATCAAGGCGAACTCTATCAGTCCCTGACCTGGGACCGAGGCAAGGAGTTGGCCGACCACAAGCGGCTGGCCCTCGCTTCGAACGTCGAGGTCTACTTCTGCGATCCCAGGTCACCCTGGCAACGTGGCTCGAACGAGAACACCAACCGGCTCCTGCGCCAGTATCTTCCCCACGGAACCGACCTGTCCCTGCAAAGCCAGGCCCAGCTCAGCGCCATCGCCCGTCAGCTCAACGAACGGCCCAGAAAGACCTTGCTCTATCAAACCCCAGCCGAGAGGTTCGCCGAGTGTGTTGCGGCGATCAGTTGAGCCCGCCGCCAACTCCGGAAGCTCCGCGTTTGGGAATTCGCGCGCCCATCGCCTCGTCCGCCCGCGAAGTCCGATGGACGGCCTGCGGGGAGGGGGGAGCCGCTGTGCTAAGTTAGCCGACCGGCACAGAGCCACTCGTTTTCCGGCAGGTTCTTAGCTGAACTGGCGCGCTTGCACACGTCGAGCTGAATGCTCTGGTCGACAGAACCCTGCTGCGGGAAACTGAGCGACGCCGGCAAAGCCGGCGTCGCATGTCAGATTGCGGAACTCGACCGACAATCGCGGCAACACTATGCCTCTCTCTTCACATCATTAGAGTTTCGGGAGCGACTTCACCAACGCGGCGTGGATTCACAGGAGTTGCACATTTGACAGATGCCGGCGCGTACCAGTGGATTGCGGTCGCCTTCTTGCACTGCGGCAAACTTCGCCTTTCCCTACATCGCCCGCGATACGCCTGAAGCCTAGGGGCTTGACGGGCCCCGGAGCTTGGGCCTAAACTTAACTCAATGGTTAAGTTTCAAGAGACGCAGCTCGATCGGACATTTTCCGCGCTGGCGGACCCGACGCGGAGGGCCTTGCTGGCGCGGCTGGAGCGGGAGGACGGACTGTCCGTCAGCGAACTGGCCAAGCCGTTTCCGGTCTCGCTGCCGGCGATCATGAAGCATCTCGACGTGCTCTCGGATGCCGGACTGGTCACGCGGACGAAGGCGGGGCGCACGGTGTCCTGCCGTCTGAATGCGGAGCCGATGGAGGAGGCGATGGGCTGGCTGGCGCACTATCAGCGGTTCTGGACCGAGCGGCTCGATGCGCTGGAGGCGCTGCTGGAATCGCGGCGCAAGGGCGAAGGCTGAGGAGAGGAGCGGGTCGATGCATCAACAGGTGACACCGAGCCTCACGATGAAACGGCGCCTCAATGCGTCGCCTGCCGAGGTCTACAGGGCATGGACTGATCCGGAGCTGCTCGTCCGCTGGTTCGGGCCCGAGAACGTCGTGGCCCAGGAGGCCGAGATCGATCCGCGCGTCGATGGCGTCTATCGCGTCGTGATGCGGGAAGACAATGGCGAGCGCCATGAGGTGTCGGGGCGCTATCTGGAGGTGGTCGAGAACGAGCGCCTCGTCTTCAGCTGGTCCTGGGTGACGACGCCGGAGCGCGTCTCGCGCGTCACCGTCACATTGAAGCCCGATGGCGAGGGCACGATCCTGACCCTGCTGCACGAGAAGCTGTTCGACGACGCGGCCGTGCGCGGCCACACCCATGGCTGGACCGGAACCATGGTCAAGCTCGAGGCCTACTTCGCCTGAGGCGGAGCGTAGCGCTGCCCTGTTCGGGCACGCATTTGAACGGCCGCCGGCACGGCGCCGGCGGAAGCACAGGAGCGGAGACGATGGAACACAGGATCGTATCCCGTGCGGAGTGGCTTGCCGCCCGCAAGGCGCATCTCGCCCATGAGAAGGAGTTCACCCGCCGGCGCGATGCGCTCTCGGCCGAGCGGCGCGAACTGCCCTGGGTCAGGGTCGACAAGGACTATGCCTTCGAGGGGCCGAAGGGTCGGCTGTCGCTGGCCGATCTGTTCAACGGCAACAGCCAGCTGATCGTCTATCACTTCATGTTCGGGCCGGGCGCCAAGGAAGGCTGCGAAGGCTGCTCCTTCCTCGCCGATCATTTCGACGGTGCCAACCTGCACCTGAAGCATCACGACGTCAGCCTGGTCGTGGTCTCGCGGGCGTCTTATGGCGAGTTCCAGCCGTTCCGGCGCCGCATGGGCTGGGAGTTCCCCTGGGTTTCCTCGGCCGGCAGCGACTTCAACCACGACTTCCACGTCTCGCCGAGCCCGGCCGAGAAGGCGGCCGGGAGCTATGAATACAATTACGAGATGCATGAGGGCGAAGGCGGCGAGATGCCGGGCTTCAGCATCTTCCACCGCAACGAGGCGGGCGAGATCTTCCACACCTACTCGACCTATGCGCGCGGCGGCGACCTGCTGATCGGCGCCTACAACTTCCTCGACATGACGCCCAAGGGCCGCAACGAGGAGACGATCATGAACTGGATGCGTCATCACGACCGCTACGACGAGAAGCCCGATGGTGCCGCGAGCGTCCTGCCCCTGGCTGCCGTGGGCTCCTGCTGCGGCTGAATACCGGGCTTCGCGCGTGCGCGCGAAGCGTTCCGGGTCGATATCAACGTTTGAAGCGCGGCTGCACCGACGACTGCGCGTGAGGGAGAACGAAATGGCTTATGTCGATGGTTTCGTCGTGGCTGTGCCGGCCGCGAACAAGGACATCTACCGCAAGCACGCGGCCGATGCGGCGCCGCTCTTCAAGGAATTCGGCGTCCGGCGCCACGTCGAGGCCTGGGGCGACGACGTCCCGGACGGGAAGGTCACCGACTTCAAGGGGGCGGTGAAGGCGACGCCCGACGAGGTCGTGGTCTTCTCCTGGTTCGAGTACCCCGACCGGGAGACACGCGACGCCGCCAACGAGAAGATCATGAGCGATCCGCGCATGAAGGAGATGATGGGCCAGGACATGCCCTTCGACGGCAAGCGCATGATCTATGGCGGCTTCGCCTCGCTGCTGGACGAAGGGGAGGGCGGCGCGATGGGCTATCTCGACGGCGTCCTCGTCGCCGTGCCCAATGACCGGATGGACGATTATCGCAGCTTCGCCGTCAAGCACGCTGCGCTGTTTAAGGAGCATGGCGCCCGCCGCGTCGTCGATGCCTGGGGCGATGACGTACCGGACGGCAAGGTCACCGATTTCAAGGGCGCGGTGAAGGCGCAGGCCGGCGAGACGGTGGTCTTCAGCTGGGTCGAGTGGCCGTCCAAGGCGGTGCGCGCCGCCGCCTGGGGCAAGATGATGGAAGACCCGCGCATGGGGGCGCTCAAGATGCCCTTCGACGGCAAGCGCGTCGTCTATGGCGGCTTCGCACCGCTGCTGGACGTGTGACGCGCAATACGACTCCGTCATTCCGGGCTTGAACCGGAGTGACGGAGTCGGGCTGGTCCGGCGTGCTCAGCCCGGCCCGGCGCCCTGCGTCGCCAGGTAGAGCGCATAGATCGACTGGCTCGCCGCCATGAACAGGCGGTTCCGCTTCGGCCCGCCGAAGCAGATGTTGCCGCAGACCTCCGGCAGCCGGATGCGGCCGATCACCTTGCCGGCCGGGTTGAACACGGTCACGCCGTTGTAGCCGACGTTCCGGCCGGCATTGCTCGACGCCCAGAGATTGCCCTCGACATCGCAGCGCAGGCCGTCCGGCCCGCAATTGATGCCGTCGATCATGCAGTCCGAGAAGACCTTCCCGTTCGACAGCTTGTTGTCGGCACCGACATCGAAGACATGGATGTCGCCCTTGCCGCCGGGGCCGGTATCGCCCGGTCCCTTGCCGGTAGAGGCGACGTAGAGCTTCTTGAAA
Above is a genomic segment from Bosea sp. NBC_00550 containing:
- a CDS encoding SRPBCC family protein — translated: MKRRLNASPAEVYRAWTDPELLVRWFGPENVVAQEAEIDPRVDGVYRVVMREDNGERHEVSGRYLEVVENERLVFSWSWVTTPERVSRVTVTLKPDGEGTILTLLHEKLFDDAAVRGHTHGWTGTMVKLEAYFA
- a CDS encoding ABC transporter substrate-binding protein, which gives rise to MSDLLKTTRFSRRQALAGLGAGAATGLIASPSIILAQTPDAIRFGHLTPRTGFLGPLGEYGVMAVDLAVEEINAAGGVNGRKLEALKEDSVNPQTASTKAERMIERDKVACIIGEISSASALTIAQVAGRTKTLFVNTGANSDALRGESCNRYMFHVEHQNSMYVKSCGRSLMAQGLVKGKKWFSLTADYAFGHDLLRVAKRFMESNGGQFAADKLVPTDATDFSALLLEIRAAKPDLVISNLAGNQITNFLKQYSEFGLTFPVAGFGFDTALAWAAGKDNFGGTWPSVWHHLIDTPSTKAFVAAFTKKYGKPPENQAWGDYIAVKIMAQSMNELKSTDTPKILEHWEKGAKFDVMKPRQGYFRASDHQLISEMYTITALPAAQVKNQWDLFTSSPPVPGPDENMEVIATSGDEAVCKMS
- a CDS encoding DUF1428 domain-containing protein — encoded protein: MAYVDGFVVAVPAANKDIYRKHAADAAPLFKEFGVRRHVEAWGDDVPDGKVTDFKGAVKATPDEVVVFSWFEYPDRETRDAANEKIMSDPRMKEMMGQDMPFDGKRMIYGGFASLLDEGEGGAMGYLDGVLVAVPNDRMDDYRSFAVKHAALFKEHGARRVVDAWGDDVPDGKVTDFKGAVKAQAGETVVFSWVEWPSKAVRAAAWGKMMEDPRMGALKMPFDGKRVVYGGFAPLLDV
- a CDS encoding ArsR/SmtB family transcription factor is translated as MVKFQETQLDRTFSALADPTRRALLARLEREDGLSVSELAKPFPVSLPAIMKHLDVLSDAGLVTRTKAGRTVSCRLNAEPMEEAMGWLAHYQRFWTERLDALEALLESRRKGEG
- a CDS encoding GntR family transcriptional regulator, giving the protein MIARVQPLPVAAERTVSSTEQDGSALDEIGALQRETLGERVTGELRALLVAGRLAPGEKLSLRRVAEALGVSMMPVREAVNRLAADRALEVLPGRAVRVPVLSLAQFRELTRLRLVVEGFAAEEAARKATADDVARIEAFDAAFRKAASADPPDSAGAVSANRDLHFALYEAAGMPSLIEMIERLWLKAGPILNIDMRDEPRRLKGGSAMQAHTRLLEALRRQDAAAARAALEDDITAAAAHIEETGQLSA
- a CDS encoding DUF899 domain-containing protein; the encoded protein is MEHRIVSRAEWLAARKAHLAHEKEFTRRRDALSAERRELPWVRVDKDYAFEGPKGRLSLADLFNGNSQLIVYHFMFGPGAKEGCEGCSFLADHFDGANLHLKHHDVSLVVVSRASYGEFQPFRRRMGWEFPWVSSAGSDFNHDFHVSPSPAEKAAGSYEYNYEMHEGEGGEMPGFSIFHRNEAGEIFHTYSTYARGGDLLIGAYNFLDMTPKGRNEETIMNWMRHHDRYDEKPDGAASVLPLAAVGSCCG
- a CDS encoding SDR family oxidoreductase is translated as MDLQIKGLRVLVTAGANGIGRATARAFAAEGAKVHICDVDHAALAEMAKSDPGMTQSVCDVSDRAAVGQLFEETLAALGGLDCLVNNAGIAGPTGRVDEIDPADWDTCVAIDLTGQFNCTRLAVQHLKQSSNASIVNLSSQAGKHGFPLRSPYAAAKWGVIGFTKALSAELGEFGIRANAICPGLVEGPRIQSVIANKARSFNVSHEEMTQRLFAGVSIKQFVDPADIAKQIVFLASPFAKTISGQEISVCGDTRMLA